From the genome of Clostridia bacterium:
TACGTTTAAGACTGGGAATAACTTTTATATCAATATCTGAGCACACCCCCATCCGGCAAAAGTCTCTTACAAAATAGATTATCAACATATTTAAAATATTCTCCTTTAGAATGAAAAATAGGAGTAAATTTATTTATTATTTTTTTAGCTTTTTCTCCCTTATTCCATAAGAGTTCAGTTGCTATAGCAATTAGTAACTTTGATCCTAGTATATATACAATATCTTCTTGAATAATCCTAAAGTCTGTACTATGCAATCCTCCCTTTACTCCCCCTATATATGGATGAATAACCGGCATAAGGGTAGACAAATCTCCTAAATCTGTAGAACCTGTTCTATGCCCTATATCCTTAATCTCTTCTTCTGCTGCAAATTCTTTCATAAGTTCTCTAGCAATAGATATTAAATTATCATCACATTTTAACGGGCAATAACCTGGTATATCTTCTATTTCAACCATCGCCCCCATAGCTATTGCTCCCCCTATTAAAGCCTGATTAACTTTTTTATTTGTCTTCATTATAGCATCTATTGTCTTACCCCTGATAAAGGTCTCCATCTGTACATCACTAGGAATGATATTCACAATACTGCCACCCTTTGTCATAATTGGATGAACCCTTATATAATCTTTTTCTTGAAAAGTTTCTCTGATATAATTGATTGCTGCAATACCTAAATTCGCCGCATATAAGGCATTTATTCCTTCATGGGGCGATACTCCGGCATGGCTGGCTTTCCCTAAATATCTAATCTTTTTAATGAGGCATCCATTAAAAGTAGGAGCAATCCCAAATTTTTCATCCATAGGATTTGCATGAATCATTACAGCTATATCTACATCATCAAATAGACCCCTATGTAAAAATTCAGGTTTACCTGCAAGGTATTTTATTGTTCCTTTATCCCTTAACTCTTTTCTGTAAGCTATTTCAATGTATTCCTCTGCAGGGGCTGCAATAAAATGAATTTTACCGGATAATTCATCTATTATGCCAGAATCAACAATTCCCATCGCTGCACCTATCATATCCGCAATTTGTATATTATGTCCACAGGCATGCACAGCCCCAGTCGTTTTGTTGCTATGTATATGTTCTTTGCAAACCACAGAATCAAGCTCCCCTAATATAGCAATGCGTGGTCCTTCTTTTCCGGTATCTATAGTTGCTTTTCCGCCTGGAATATCAGTACATGGAGTGAATTTTAATCCTATCTCTTGAAATTTTTTCTTAACAATTTGAGAAGTCTGAAACTCTTTAAAGCCAGTCTCTGGAGTATTGTAAATCTCTTCTCCTATCTGAATAATTTCTTTTCTTCTTTTATCAATACATTTATTTATTTTAAGTTTTAATTGGCCCTCCATCTCTATTTCCCCATTTTTCGACATTTTTTTATTCAATAATTCCTATTATAACATTAAACTCCCTGCTCTCACCAGGTTCTATATATTCAAGACTGCCATTTTGTTCTTCATTTTCTATTCCCATGCCATAATTATTACAAGGCTCTAACCCAACAACAAAATCACCTTGACATAAGTTTTTCCACTGGGTAAAGTTCCATAGTTGTTTATTATTAAACTCTATACTCACTCCAAAGTTAAACTTATTATTAATTAT
Proteins encoded in this window:
- a CDS encoding amidohydrolase, whose amino-acid sequence is MEGQLKLKINKCIDKRRKEIIQIGEEIYNTPETGFKEFQTSQIVKKKFQEIGLKFTPCTDIPGGKATIDTGKEGPRIAILGELDSVVCKEHIHSNKTTGAVHACGHNIQIADMIGAAMGIVDSGIIDELSGKIHFIAAPAEEYIEIAYRKELRDKGTIKYLAGKPEFLHRGLFDDVDIAVMIHANPMDEKFGIAPTFNGCLIKKIRYLGKASHAGVSPHEGINALYAANLGIAAINYIRETFQEKDYIRVHPIMTKGGSIVNIIPSDVQMETFIRGKTIDAIMKTNKKVNQALIGGAIAMGAMVEIEDIPGYCPLKCDDNLISIARELMKEFAAEEEIKDIGHRTGSTDLGDLSTLMPVIHPYIGGVKGGLHSTDFRIIQEDIVYILGSKLLIAIATELLWNKGEKAKKIINKFTPIFHSKGEYFKYVDNLFCKRLLPDGGVLRY